A single window of Arvicola amphibius chromosome 15, mArvAmp1.2, whole genome shotgun sequence DNA harbors:
- the Edc4 gene encoding enhancer of mRNA-decapping protein 4 isoform X2: MATCASIDIEDATQHLRDILKLDRPSGGSNAESQRPSSAYNGDLNGLLVPDPLSSGDGNSTSKPGIRTMPPINLQEKQVICLSGDDSSTCIGILAKEVEIVASSDSSISSKARGSNKVKIQPVAKYDWEQKYYYGNLIAVSNSFLAYAIRAANNGSAMVRVISVSTSERTLLKGFTGSVADLAFAHLNSPQLACLDEAGNLFVWRLALVKGKIQEEILVHIRQPEGTPLNHFRRIIWCPFIPEESEDCCEESSPTVALLHEDRAEVWDLDMLRSSHNTWPVDVSQIKQGFIVVKGHSTCLSEGALSPDGTVLATASHDGFVKFWQIYIEGQDEPRCLHEWKPHDGRPLSCLLFCDNHKKQDPEVPFWRFLITGADQNRELKMWCTVSWTCLQTIRFSPDIFSSVSVPPSLKVCLDLSAEYLILSDVQRKVLYVMELLQNQDEGRACFSSISEFLLTHPVLSFGIQVVSRCRLRHTEVLPAEEENDSLGAESSHGAGAVESAAGVLIKLFCVHTKALQDVQIRFQPQLNPDVVAPLPTHTAHEDFTFTAAFGESRPELGSEGLASAAHGSQPDLRRIVELPAPADFLSLSSETKPKLMTPDAFMTPTTSLQQISASSSSSSGSSSSSSSSSSSSLTAVSAVSSSSAMDPSLPRPSEELTLSPKLQLDGSLTINSTSSLQASPRSLLPGLLPGPADKLPPKGPGQMSTAASALSLDLQEVEPLGLPQASPSRTRSPDVISSASTALSQDIPEIASEALSRGFGSSVPEGLIEPDSMASAASALHLLSPRPRQGPELGSQLGLDGGSVDGDRHNTPSLLEAALTQEVATPDSQVWPTAPDITRETCSTLAESPRNGLQEKHKSLAFHRPPYHLLQQHDSQDTSAEQSDHDDEVASLASASGGFGSKIPTPRLPAKDWKTKGSPRTSPKLKRKSKKDDGDSAVGSRLTEHQVAEPPEDWTALIWQQQRELTELWHNQEELLQRLCAQLEGLQNTVTDHVERALETRHEQEQRRLERALAEGQQRGGQLQEQLTQQLSQALSSAVAGRLERSIRDEIKKTVPPCVSRSLEPVAGQLSNSVATKLTAVEGSMKENISKLLKSKNLTDAIARAAADTLQGPMQAAYREAFQSVVLPAFEKSCQAMFQQINDSFRLGTQEYLQQLESHMKSRKAREQEAREPVLAQLRGLVNTLQSATEQMAATVSSSVRAEVQHQLHVAVGSLQESILAQVQRIVKGEVSVALKEQQATVTSSIMQAMRSAAGTPVPSAHLDCQAQQAHILQLLQQGHLNQAFQQALTAADLNLVLYVCETVDPAQVFGQPPCPLSQPVLLSLIQQLASDLGTRSDLKLSYLEEAVMHLDHSDPITRDHMGSVMAQVRQKLFQFLQADPHNSLGKAARRLSLMLHGLATPSLP; this comes from the exons ATGGCGACCTGCGCGAGCATCGACATCGAGGACGCCACGCAGCATCTGCGGGACATCCTCAAGCTGGACCGGCCCTCCGGAG gctcCAATGCAGAGAGCCAAAGGCCATCCAGTGCCTACAATGGAGATCTCAATGGGCTCCTGGTTCCAGACCCACTCAGCTCCGGTGATGGTAACTCAACAAGCAAACCTGGTATACGGACCATGCCACCTATTAACCTGCAGGAAAAGCAAGTCAT TTGCCTCTCTGGAGATGACAGCTCCACTTGCATTGGGATTTTGGCCAAGGAGGTGGAAATTGTAGCCAGCAGTGATTCTAGCATTTCCAGCAAGGCACGGGGGAGCAACAAG GTGAAAATCCAGCCTGTCGCCAAGTATGACTGGGAGCAGAAATACTACTATGGCAACCTGATTGCAGTGTCTAACTCCTTCTTGGCATATGCTATTAGGG CTGCCAACAACGGCTCTGCAATGGTCCGTGTGATCAGTGTTAGCACTTCAGAGCGGACCCTGCTCAAAGGTTTCACAGGCAGTGTGGCTGATCTGGCCTTCGCACACCTCAACTCTCCGCAGCTTGCCTGCCTGGATGAGGCTGGCAATCTTTTTGTGTGGCGCTTGGCTCTGGTTAAGGGTAAAATTCA AGAAGAGATTTTAGTTCATATCCGCCAGCCAGAGGGCACCCCACTGAACCACTTTCGAAGGATCATCTGGTGTCCCTTTATCCCCGAGGAGAGTGAGGACTGCTGTGAGGAGAGTAGCCCAACAGTAGCCCTACTGCACGAAGACCGG GCTGAGGTATGGGACCTGGATATGCTTCGCTCCAGCCACAACACCTGGCCTGTGGATGTCAGCCAAATCAAGCAGGGCTTCATTGTGGTAAAAGGCCATAGCACG TGTCTCAGTGAAGGAGCCCTCTCTCCTGATGGAACTGTCCTGGCTACTGCAAGCCATGATGGCTTTGTCAAGTTCTGGCAGATCTACATTGAAGGTCAGGATGAGCCAAG GTGTCTGCATGAATGGAAGCCTCATGATGGGCGGCCCCTTTCTTGCCTCTTATTCTGTGATAACCATAAGAAACAGGATcctga GGTCCCGTTCTGGAGATTCCTCATTACTGGCGCTGACCAGAATCGGGAGCTGAAGATGTGGTGCACAGTGTCCTGGACCTGCCTGCAAACCATTCG TTTCTCCCCAGATATCTTCAGCTCAGTGAGTGTACCTCCCAGCCTCAAAGTTTGCTTGGACCTCTCAGCAGAGTATCTGATTCTTAGTGATGTACAGCGAAAG GTCCTCTATGTGATGGAGTTGCTGCAGAACCAAGACGAGGGCCGTGCTTGCTTTAGTTCCATCTCTGAGTTCCTGCTCACCCATCCTGTGCTGAGTTTCGGGATCCAGGTTGTGAGTCGCTGCCGGCTGCGGCACACTGAGGTGCTGCCTGCTGAGGAGGAGAATGACAGTCTGGGGGCTG AGAGTTCCCATGGGGCTGGTGCCGTGGAGTCTGCAGCTGGGGTGCTCATCAAGCTCTTCTGTGTGCACACTAA AGCACTACAAGATGTGCAGATCCGCTTCCAGCCACAGCTGAACCCTGATGTGGTGGCCCCGCTCCCTACCCACACGGCTCACGAGGACTTCA CTTTCACAGCAGCTTTTGGAGAGTCTCGACCTGAACTAGGCTCTGAGGGGCTAGCTTCAGCTGCCCACGGGTCTCAGCCTGACCTCCGACGCATCGTGGAACTGCCTGCACCTGCAGACTTCCTCAGTCTGAGCAGTGAGACCAAGCCTAAGTTGATGACACCCGACGCTTTCATGACGCCCACCACTTCCCTGCAGCAG ATCTCTGCGTCCTctagcagcagcagtggcagcagtagcagcagcagcagcagcagcagcagctccctaACAGCTGTGTCTGCTGTGAGCAGCTCCTCAGCCATGGACCCTTCCTTGCCCAG GCCATCTGAGGAGCTGACCTTGAGTCCCAAGCTACAGCTGGATGGCAGTCTGACAATAAACAGTACCAGCAGCCTGCAGGCAAGCCCTCGAAGCCTCCTTCCTGGCCTGCTCCCAGGCCCAGCTGACAAATTGCCTCCCAAGGGACctggacag ATGTCTACTGCTGCCTCTGCACTGTCCTTGGATTTGCAGGAAGTGGAGCCACTGGGGCTACCCCAGGCCTCTCCCAGTCGCACCCGTTCCCCTGATGTGATCTCCTCAGCTTCCACTGCCCTGTCCCAAGACATCCCTGAAATCGCATCTGAGGCCCTGTCCCGTGGCTTTGGCTCCTCTGTTCCTGAAGGCCTCATTGAGCCGGACAGCATGGCATCTGCAGCTTCAGCCCTACACTTACTGTCTCCTCGGCCCAGGCAAGGCCCTGAGCTTGGCTCTCAACTTGGCCTAGATGGAGGCTCTGTGGATGGGGATCGGCATAATACCCCGTCCCTACTGGAAGCAGCCTTGACCCAGGAGGTTGCAACCCCTGACAGTCAAGTCTGGCCTACAGCACCTGACATTACTCGTGAGACTTGTAGTACCTTGGCAGAAAG CCCCAGGAATGGCCTCCAGGAGAAGCACAAAAGCCTGGCCTTCCACCGGCCACCTTATCACCTACTGCAGCAACATGACAGCCAGGATACCAGTGCTGAGCAAAG tGACCATGACGACGAGGTTGCCagccttgcttctgcctcagggGGTTTTGGCAGCAAAATTCCTACTCCACGGCTGCCCGCCAAAGATTGGAAGACCAAAGGATCCCCTCGGACTTCACCCAAGCTCAAGAGGAAAAGCAAGAAGGATGATGG GGATTCAGCTGTGGGATCCCGGCTCACAGAGCACCAG GTGGCAGAGCCCCCTGAGGACTGGACAGCATTAATTTGGCAACAACAAAGAGAGCTGACAGAGCTTTGGCACAACCAAGAAGAACTGCTACAGCGTCTCTGTGCCCAACTTGAAGGTCTGCAGAACACTGTCACTGACCACGTAGAACGTGCCCTGGAGACCCGGCATGAGCAAGAGC AGCGGCGGCTGGAGCGGGCCCTGGCTGAGGGGCAGCAACGGGGTGGGCAGCTGCAGGAGCAGCTGACACAGCAGCTGTCCCAGGCCTTGTCTTCAGCTGTGGCTGGGCGGCTGGAGCGCAGTATAAGGGATGAAATCAAGAAGACGGTTCCTCCGT GTGTCTCCAGAAGTCTGGAGCCTGTGGCAGGTCAGCTAAGCAACTCCGTGGCTACCAAACTTACAGCAGTGGAAGGCAGCATGAAAGAGAATATCTCTAAGCTGCTCAAGTCCAAG AACTTGACAGACGCCATTGCCCGAGCAGCTGCAGACACATTACAGGGACCAATGCAGGCTGCCTACCGGGAAGCCTTCCAGAGCGTGGTACTGCCAGCTTTTGAGAAGAGTTGCCAGGCCATGTTCCAGCAAATCAATGACAGCTTTAGACTGGGCACACAGGAAT ATCTGCAGCAGCTAGAGAGTCACATGAAGAGCCGAAAGGCACGTGAACAAGAAGCTAGGGAGCCTGTGCTGGCCCAACTTCGGGGCCTGGTGAACACACTGCAGAGTGCCACTGAGCAGATGGCAGCCACTGTGTCCAGCAGTGTTCGGGCTGAGGTGCAGCACCAGCTGCATGTGGCTGTGGGCAG cttgcaggagtcaattTTAGCACAAGTACAGCGTATTGTTAAGGGTGAAGTAAGTGTGGCCCTTAAGGAACAACAGGCCACCGTCACTTCCAGCATCATGCAGGCCATGCGTTCAGCTGCCGGCACGCCTGTCCCTTCTGCCCACCTTGACTGCCAGGCCCAACAAGCCCATATCTTGCAGTTACTGCAGCAGGGCCACCTCAATCAGGCCTTCCAGCAG GCACTGACAGCCGCTGATCTCAACCTGgtgctgtatgtgtgtgaaacTGTGGACCCAGCCCAGGTTTTTGGGCAGCCGCCCTGTCCACTGTCCCAGCCTGTACTCCTTTCCCTAATCCAGCAGCTGGCATCTGACCTTGGAACTAGAAGTGACCTCAAGCTCAG CTATTTGGAAGAGGCTGTGATGCACCTGGACCACAGTGATCCCATCACTCGAGACCACATGGGCTCTGTCATGGCGCAGGTGCGCCAGAAGCTCTTCCAGTTCCTGCAGGCTGATCCACACAACTCACTGGGCAAAGCTGCCCGTCGCCTCAGCCTAATGTTACATGGCCTTGCGACCCCTAGCCTCCCTTAG